The following coding sequences lie in one Aricia agestis chromosome 10, ilAriAges1.1, whole genome shotgun sequence genomic window:
- the LOC121731054 gene encoding uncharacterized protein LOC121731054, whose translation MSDLSKIVIVVSLFVAAHCSPYDDGKWKHKKYDAYDDGKYYRPRTEGKYVPGDEGKYTYIYQKGVWPYDGTYKHLEVGDNEYAIYAPRFPYTYSAINALTDAYESPDILTLGDFGLGVPNYFGAYHAQQEKLQEVKHDNNGRYDNSGKYVHGGDNGKYVKEQPRKPASPNTEAINQYFTPTLKLKEGEKLGTVYNYKGTKVLTTAEEARNKKLKLEYEVFIRIVDDLKKRK comes from the exons ATGAGTGATTTAAGCAAaatt GTTATCGTTGTGTCATTATTCGTCGCAGCACACTGTTCGCCGTACGACGACGGGAAATGGAAGCACAAAAAGTACGACGCGTACGACGACGGAAAGTATTATAGGCCTCGAACAGAAGGCAAATACGTGCCGGGCGACGAAGGAAAGTACACGTACATATACCAAAAAGGAGTCTGGCCGTACGACGGCACCTACAAGCATTTGGAAGTGGGTGACAACGAGTACGCTATATACGCACCCAGATTCCCCTACACTTACTCGGCAATTAATGCGTTGACGGACGCGTACGAGTCCCCCGATATTCTCACGCTGGGAGACTTCGGGCTGGGAGTTCCGAATTACTTCGGCGCCTACCACGCTCAACAGGAGAAGCTGCAGGAAGTCAAACACGATAACAATGGAAGATACGATAACAGTGGAAAATATGTCCACGGTGGGGATAATGGAAAATATGTGAAGGAGCAGCCGAGAAAGCCAGCCAGCCCGAACACGGAGGCAATCAACCA ATACTTCACTCCGACATTAAAACTGAAAGAAGGCGAGAAGCTAGGAACCGTCTACAACTACAAGGGAACCAAAGTACTCACCACCGCTGAAGAAGCAAGaaacaaaaaactaaaactagAGTATGAAGTATTTATTAGGATCGTAGATGATTTAAAGAAAAGAAAGTAA
- the LOC121731187 gene encoding uncharacterized protein LOC121731187 codes for MLLPKTMNRRRSESSVPSSAEGRRDYKHSSDDNRRDEDIDAREAESRCGTPHHLADVEDVDYMESPAPAPASPQAAPPTTAPLSQPEATVPVDTNQESTPTLPLEILNVLGEANKREKALGECIPTELSERWGKILVDGLAKEYKESLVAKILIPNNFSLAQAPKLNQVVAAVLQEAKQISETAQILLDLHYEESVNRKKLILPSLDKKFWNTIQGVKRDVYLFGESSRKQQAPPGNSRAPPRQQYARPAPVAPAHLHEPQPSTSARRAQQPPRRGRHYASARPGNDRRRRY; via the exons ATGCTTTTACCAAAAACGATGA ACCGGAGAAGATCCGAGTCGTCAGTGCCCTCCTCCGCGGAAGGCCGCCGCGATTACAAGCACTCATCCGACGACAATAGGCGCGATGAAGACATCGACGCGCGGGAGGCTGAATCTCGCTGTGGAACTCCACATCATTTAGCCGACGTCGAAGACGTGGATTATATGGAGTCGCCCGCGCCTGCACCGGCGTCGCCGCAGGCTGCACCGCCGACAACAGCGCCGCTGAGCCAACCAGAAGCCACCGTGCCGGTAGATACTAATCAAGAATCTACCCCCACATTACCTCTTGAAATTTTAAATGTTCTTGGCGAGGCCAATAAAAGAGAGAAAGCCCTAGGAGAATGCATACCCACTGAACTCTCTGAACGTTGGGGTAAAATCCTGGTCGATGGTCTGGCTAAGGAATATAAGGAGTCGCTTGTGGCGAAGATTCTTATACCGAATAACTTTTCGCTGGCACAAGCGCCTAAACTCAATCAAGTGGTAGCCGCAGTTCTGCAGGAGGCT AAACAGATTTCAGAAACCGCTCAGATTCTCCTAGATTTGCATTACGAGGAATCGGTCAATCGAAAAAAGCTTATATTGCCCAGTTTAGATAAAAAATTTTGGAATACAATCCAAGGTGTAAAAAGGGACGTCTACCTTTTTGGTGAAAGCTCG CGCAAGCAACAAGCACCGCCGGGCAACTCCCGAGCTCCTCCTCGTCAGCAGTACGCGAGGCCAGCGCCAGTAGCGCCGGCCCACCTGCACGAGCCGCAGCCGTCCACGTCGGCGAGGAGGGCCCAGCAGCCACCGCGCCGCGGCCGCCACTACGCGAGCGCCAGACCGGGCAACGACAGGAGACGCCGCTACTAG